From the Bdellovibrio reynosensis genome, one window contains:
- the rpoC gene encoding DNA-directed RNA polymerase subunit beta', translated as MRDLLNFFDKPKDPLSFDAVRVSLASPEMIRDWSFGEVKKPETINYRTFKPERDGLFCAKIFGPIKDYECLCGKYKRMKYRGVVCEKCGVEVTQTKVRRERLGHIELATPVAHIWFLRSLPSRIGNLLNLSLKDVEKVLYCEAHVVIDPMETTLEEGQILTEEAYQAALNEFGPSFKAGMGGEAVRDLLRKIDPEYLSRKLRLEVKDTKSEAGIKKLTKRLRVVEAFKGSINKPEWMMLEALPVLPPDLRPLVPLDGGRFATSDLNDLYRRVINRNNRLKRLQELNAPDIIIRNEKRMLQEAVDALLDNGRRGKTFTGPNKRPLRSLSDMLKGKQGRFRQNLLGKRVDYSGRSVIVVGPTLKLHQCGLPKKMALELFKPFVYNKLEEKGLATTIKQAKRLVDQETVEVWDILADVVKEHPVLLNRAPTLHRLGIQAFEPVLHEGKAIQLHPLVCTAFNADFDGDQMAVHVPLSVESQVEARVLMMSTNNILSPANGKPIINPSQDIVLGLYWLTRIRPGAKGSGKAFSTVAEANYAYETGLVDLQAACKVRINGKLQETSVGRAILSDIVPKEVPFNEVNVNMNKKQIAALIDKTFRLAGAKATCILADKIMEFGFKYSTAAGMSIGIDDMVIPAAKATMIADAEKQVTEIQSQYDEGLITDGERYNKVVDIWAQTGDKIAKEGMNAIEKQKFVVDGKETVGPSFNPIFIMADSGARGSAAQIRQLGGMRGLMAKPSGEIIETPITANFREGLTVIQYFISTHGARKGLADTALKTANSGYLTRRLVDVAQDVVVSEVDCGTDDGLEITPVYEAGEIIQNIGDRILGRTTLKEVVDPMTNTVILKAGHEITENDVKRVEELGIDKVEIRSALVCESDRGVCVKCYGRDLSRGATVNLGETVGIIAAQSIGEPGTQLTMRTFHLGGAASRAVEQSVHTTRYDGTIKLQNVHAVTNRNGKLTVMNRNGNALVIDETGRERENFKLVYGAVLNFKEGDKVAKGQTVAEWDPYSNPIIAEVSAKIQYHDIEEGSTMQEQVDAVTGFATKVIMESKSSDIKPTVFLVDANGKTLNLPGRDIPARYLIPVGAQLLVADQQEVHAGDVIAKMHREASKTRDITGGLPRVAELFEARKPKEAAIISEIDGYVTFGKDVKGKQRVIVTPEVGEQKEYLIPKGKHVAVREGEYVRAGEALMDGPTNPHDILAVLGAKALSAYLVNEIQEVYRLQGVGINDKHIEVIVRQMLRKVEIKDAGDSRFLAGEQVERYAFDQENERINREGGQPATCNPLLLGITKVSLSTDSWISAASFQETTKVLTEAAINSRTDHLRGLKENIIMGRLIPAGTGLTSYKRWKVSVAEDDDTSFVALPGMGASAQPHQG; from the coding sequence TTGAGAGACTTGTTGAATTTTTTCGATAAACCAAAAGATCCACTTTCGTTTGACGCCGTACGAGTATCGTTGGCGTCACCTGAAATGATTCGTGATTGGTCATTTGGTGAGGTTAAGAAGCCTGAAACTATCAACTATCGTACATTCAAGCCTGAGCGTGATGGCTTGTTCTGTGCGAAAATCTTCGGTCCTATTAAGGATTACGAGTGCTTGTGCGGTAAGTATAAACGTATGAAGTACCGTGGCGTCGTGTGTGAAAAGTGCGGCGTTGAAGTGACACAAACTAAGGTTCGCCGTGAGCGCCTTGGTCATATCGAATTGGCAACGCCAGTAGCGCACATTTGGTTCTTGCGCTCATTGCCTTCTCGTATCGGTAACCTTTTGAATCTTTCTTTGAAAGACGTTGAAAAGGTCCTTTACTGTGAAGCGCACGTTGTAATCGATCCAATGGAAACTACATTGGAAGAAGGTCAAATTTTGACTGAAGAAGCTTACCAAGCCGCTCTTAATGAGTTCGGCCCAAGTTTCAAAGCCGGTATGGGCGGTGAAGCGGTTCGCGATCTACTTCGCAAAATTGACCCTGAATATTTGTCTCGTAAACTTCGTCTAGAAGTTAAAGACACAAAATCAGAAGCAGGGATCAAAAAATTAACTAAACGCCTTCGCGTTGTTGAAGCTTTCAAAGGCTCTATCAACAAACCTGAATGGATGATGTTGGAAGCACTACCTGTATTGCCTCCTGATCTTCGTCCGTTGGTTCCACTTGATGGCGGTCGTTTCGCGACTTCAGATCTAAATGATCTATACCGTCGTGTTATCAACCGTAACAACCGTTTGAAACGTCTTCAGGAGCTTAATGCTCCAGACATCATCATCCGCAACGAAAAACGTATGTTGCAAGAAGCGGTTGATGCATTGTTGGACAACGGTCGTCGTGGTAAGACCTTCACTGGTCCTAACAAACGTCCTCTACGTTCTCTTTCTGACATGCTTAAAGGTAAGCAAGGTCGTTTCCGTCAAAACCTTCTTGGTAAACGTGTAGACTACTCTGGCCGTTCGGTTATCGTAGTTGGTCCTACATTGAAACTTCACCAGTGCGGTCTTCCTAAGAAGATGGCTTTGGAACTTTTCAAACCATTCGTTTACAACAAACTTGAAGAAAAAGGTTTGGCGACGACGATTAAGCAAGCTAAGCGCTTAGTCGATCAAGAGACAGTAGAAGTTTGGGATATCTTGGCTGACGTAGTAAAAGAACATCCAGTTCTTCTAAACCGTGCGCCAACTCTTCACAGACTTGGTATCCAAGCTTTCGAACCGGTACTTCACGAAGGTAAAGCAATCCAATTGCATCCTCTAGTGTGTACGGCGTTCAATGCCGACTTCGACGGTGACCAAATGGCGGTTCACGTTCCACTTTCTGTGGAATCACAAGTTGAAGCTCGCGTATTGATGATGTCTACGAACAACATCCTTTCTCCAGCGAACGGTAAGCCAATCATCAATCCATCACAAGATATCGTGTTGGGTCTGTACTGGTTGACTCGTATCCGTCCTGGCGCAAAAGGATCTGGCAAGGCATTCTCTACTGTTGCAGAAGCGAACTACGCTTATGAAACAGGCCTAGTAGACCTTCAAGCAGCTTGTAAAGTACGTATCAACGGTAAGCTTCAAGAGACTTCAGTAGGTCGTGCGATTCTTTCAGACATCGTACCTAAAGAAGTTCCTTTCAATGAAGTGAACGTGAACATGAATAAGAAACAAATCGCAGCGTTGATCGATAAGACTTTCCGTCTTGCGGGCGCTAAAGCGACTTGTATCTTGGCTGACAAGATCATGGAATTTGGTTTCAAATATTCTACAGCAGCGGGTATGTCGATCGGTATCGACGACATGGTAATCCCTGCAGCGAAAGCGACAATGATCGCAGACGCAGAGAAACAAGTTACAGAGATCCAATCTCAGTACGATGAAGGTTTGATCACAGATGGTGAGCGATACAATAAAGTGGTGGATATCTGGGCTCAGACGGGTGACAAGATCGCAAAAGAAGGTATGAACGCGATCGAAAAACAAAAATTCGTAGTTGATGGCAAAGAGACGGTTGGACCTTCATTCAATCCGATCTTCATCATGGCTGACTCCGGAGCCCGTGGTTCCGCAGCTCAGATCCGTCAGCTTGGTGGTATGCGTGGTTTGATGGCGAAACCTTCTGGTGAAATCATCGAAACACCGATCACTGCGAACTTCCGTGAAGGTTTGACAGTCATCCAGTACTTCATTTCTACGCATGGTGCGCGTAAAGGTTTGGCCGATACCGCATTGAAAACAGCGAACTCTGGTTACTTGACTCGTCGTTTGGTTGACGTTGCTCAAGACGTGGTTGTTTCAGAAGTAGATTGCGGAACTGACGACGGTTTGGAAATCACTCCAGTTTACGAAGCTGGTGAAATCATCCAAAACATCGGTGACCGTATCCTGGGCCGTACAACTCTTAAAGAAGTTGTTGATCCAATGACAAACACTGTGATCCTAAAAGCGGGTCACGAAATCACTGAAAACGACGTTAAGCGCGTTGAAGAATTGGGTATCGACAAAGTTGAAATCCGTTCTGCGCTTGTGTGTGAATCTGACCGTGGCGTTTGCGTAAAATGTTATGGCCGTGATCTTTCTCGTGGCGCGACTGTGAACCTTGGTGAAACCGTAGGTATTATCGCAGCTCAATCCATCGGTGAGCCGGGTACTCAGTTGACGATGAGAACGTTCCACTTGGGTGGTGCGGCTTCTCGTGCGGTTGAGCAATCAGTTCATACAACTCGTTATGATGGTACAATTAAACTACAAAACGTTCATGCAGTGACAAACCGTAACGGTAAGTTAACTGTGATGAATCGTAACGGTAATGCCCTTGTTATCGACGAAACTGGTCGTGAAAGAGAAAATTTCAAACTAGTTTACGGTGCTGTTTTGAACTTCAAAGAAGGTGACAAAGTAGCTAAAGGACAAACAGTAGCTGAGTGGGATCCATATTCGAATCCGATCATTGCAGAGGTTTCTGCGAAGATCCAATACCACGATATCGAAGAAGGTTCGACAATGCAGGAACAAGTCGACGCGGTAACTGGTTTCGCGACCAAAGTTATCATGGAGTCTAAGTCTTCTGACATTAAGCCAACTGTGTTCCTAGTCGATGCCAATGGTAAAACATTGAATCTTCCTGGCCGTGACATCCCTGCGAGATATTTGATCCCAGTGGGTGCGCAACTTCTAGTTGCTGACCAGCAGGAAGTTCATGCCGGTGACGTTATCGCGAAAATGCATCGTGAAGCCTCTAAAACAAGAGACATCACGGGCGGTCTTCCGCGCGTTGCCGAATTATTTGAAGCTCGTAAACCGAAAGAAGCAGCTATCATCTCTGAGATCGATGGTTATGTGACATTCGGTAAAGACGTAAAAGGTAAACAACGTGTGATCGTTACTCCTGAAGTGGGTGAGCAAAAAGAATACCTCATCCCTAAAGGTAAGCACGTTGCTGTAAGAGAAGGTGAGTACGTAAGAGCCGGTGAGGCGTTGATGGATGGTCCAACAAATCCTCATGACATTCTGGCGGTTCTAGGTGCTAAAGCCCTTTCTGCATACCTTGTAAACGAAATCCAAGAAGTTTATAGACTTCAAGGTGTTGGTATCAACGATAAGCACATCGAAGTGATCGTTCGCCAAATGCTACGTAAAGTAGAAATCAAGGACGCTGGCGACAGCCGTTTCTTGGCGGGTGAACAAGTTGAAAGATATGCTTTCGATCAAGAAAACGAACGTATCAACCGTGAAGGTGGACAACCTGCTACATGCAACCCACTTCTTCTAGGTATTACGAAAGTTTCTTTGAGCACTGACAGCTGGATTTCTGCAGCGTCATTCCAAGAGACTACTAAAGTTCTTACGGAAGCAGCGATCAATTCTCGCACAGACCATTTACGTGGCCTGAAAGAGAACATCATCATGGGTCGCTTGATTCCTGCCGGAACAGGTTTGACTTCGTACAAACGCTGGAAAGTGTCTGTAGCTGAAGACGATGATACTTCATTCGTGGCATTGCCAGGAATGGGTGCTTCAGCTCAACCTCACCAGGGCTAA
- the rpsL gene encoding 30S ribosomal protein S12 codes for MPTINQLIKSERKVQKNQTKSPALASCPQRRGVCTRVYTTTPKKPNSALRKVAKVRLSNGFEVISYIPGIGHNLQEHSVVLIRGGRVKDLPGVRYHIVRGVLDLQGVNGRLRARSKYGTKRPKK; via the coding sequence GTGCCTACAATTAACCAGCTCATCAAAAGTGAGCGTAAAGTTCAAAAGAACCAAACAAAGTCACCAGCTTTGGCATCTTGCCCTCAGCGCCGTGGTGTTTGTACTCGTGTTTATACGACAACTCCAAAGAAACCGAACTCAGCTCTTCGTAAAGTAGCAAAAGTACGTCTTTCTAACGGTTTTGAAGTTATCTCTTACATCCCAGGTATCGGTCACAATCTTCAAGAGCATAGCGTTGTCTTGATCCGTGGCGGTCGTGTTAAGGACTTGCCGGGTGTTCGTTACCATATCGTTCGTGGTGTATTGGATCTTCAAGGTGTGAATGGCCGTCTACGCGCTCGTTCTAAGTACGGTACTAAGAGACCTAAGAAATAA
- the rpsG gene encoding 30S ribosomal protein S7: MSRRKKTFKREIIPDPVFKDLVIAKFVNKMMIQGKKATAQKLFYGALKELEGKIQGEEPMAVFKKALENVKPSIEVRSRRVGGATYQVPVDVRPSRRLALAMRWLVEYSRERGEKDMAKRLAGEFIDAYNNRGNSIKKKDDVHRMAESNKAFSHYNW; encoded by the coding sequence ATGTCACGTCGTAAAAAGACCTTTAAAAGAGAAATTATTCCAGATCCAGTTTTCAAGGATCTAGTAATTGCTAAATTCGTTAATAAAATGATGATCCAAGGTAAAAAAGCTACTGCACAGAAGCTTTTCTACGGAGCATTGAAAGAGCTTGAAGGCAAAATCCAAGGTGAAGAACCAATGGCTGTTTTCAAAAAAGCTCTTGAGAATGTTAAGCCTTCTATCGAAGTTCGCTCTCGCCGCGTAGGTGGAGCTACTTACCAAGTTCCTGTAGATGTTCGTCCTTCTCGTCGTCTAGCTCTAGCTATGCGTTGGTTGGTTGAGTACTCTCGCGAGCGCGGTGAAAAAGATATGGCTAAGCGTTTGGCTGGTGAATTCATCGATGCTTACAACAATAGAGGTAACTCTATTAAGAAGAAAGACGATGTTCACAGAATGGCTGAATCGAACAAGGCTTTCTCTCACTACAATTGGTAA
- the fusA gene encoding elongation factor G — MSAKDPKTIADLKFTRNIGIMAHIDAGKTTTTERILYYTGKSHKIGEVHDGDATMDWMVQEQERGITITSAATMAFWKDHRINIIDTPGHVDFTIEVERSLRVLDGAIAVFDGVNGVEPQSETVWKQADKYKVPRICFVNKMDRVGADFVMSYGTIKDKLNANPIPVQVPIGMEDTFRGVVDLIENRAYYWDQSGMGDHFEVADVPNDMKEEVNRFRIEVIEKIVEFEDELMEKYLNGEEVTVAELKRALRKGTLELKAFPVFCGAAFKNKGVQPLLDGVIDYLPSPIEVPAIVGHDPAKPEKEIVCKTDFEGHVASLAFKIANDPFAGTLTYIRVYSGEVKVGDQLLNPRTEKKERIQKLVKMHANSREEITSLKAGDIGAVVGLKFTATGDTLCETSHPVVLESITFPEPVISVAIEAKSSADQEKMLQGLDKLGKEDPSCRLRNDPETGQILLSGMGELHLEILVDRLLREHKVQANVGNPQVSYREAISAPATVEYVYEREVGGEAQYAKVNLTIDPISQHDGIQFQSKVSVTKEFPASFLKAIENGFKEASEVGPLASYSMIGIRGTLNSVETRPDASSEMAFKAATSLAFREAVKNASVNLMEPMFKVEVSCPDEFVGNVVGDLNARRGKILTMNAKVGGGQVISAEAPLASLFGYATNVRSLSQGRASFSMEFLEYAVVPAKVKTEILHKMGRY, encoded by the coding sequence ATGTCAGCTAAAGATCCTAAAACAATAGCTGATCTTAAGTTCACTCGTAATATCGGCATCATGGCTCACATCGATGCCGGTAAGACGACCACCACCGAACGCATTCTTTACTACACAGGTAAAAGTCATAAAATCGGAGAAGTCCATGATGGCGATGCCACCATGGATTGGATGGTTCAAGAGCAAGAACGTGGTATCACAATCACTTCTGCCGCGACCATGGCGTTCTGGAAAGATCACAGAATTAACATCATCGATACTCCAGGACACGTTGACTTCACAATCGAAGTTGAACGTTCATTGCGCGTTCTTGACGGCGCAATCGCTGTATTTGACGGTGTAAACGGTGTAGAGCCTCAGTCTGAAACCGTTTGGAAACAAGCTGATAAATATAAAGTTCCAAGAATCTGTTTCGTTAACAAAATGGACCGCGTGGGTGCTGACTTTGTGATGTCTTACGGGACAATCAAAGACAAACTCAATGCAAACCCAATCCCTGTTCAAGTTCCAATTGGTATGGAAGATACCTTCCGCGGCGTTGTCGATTTAATCGAAAACCGCGCTTACTATTGGGATCAATCAGGAATGGGTGACCATTTCGAAGTTGCCGATGTTCCCAATGACATGAAGGAAGAAGTAAATCGCTTCCGCATCGAAGTCATTGAGAAGATCGTTGAGTTTGAAGACGAACTTATGGAGAAGTACCTTAACGGCGAAGAAGTAACTGTTGCCGAATTAAAGCGTGCTCTTCGTAAAGGAACTCTTGAACTAAAAGCATTCCCAGTTTTCTGCGGAGCTGCTTTCAAAAACAAAGGTGTTCAACCGCTACTTGATGGTGTGATTGACTACCTTCCTTCTCCAATCGAAGTTCCTGCTATCGTGGGACATGATCCTGCAAAACCAGAAAAAGAGATCGTTTGTAAAACAGATTTCGAAGGCCACGTCGCATCTTTGGCGTTCAAAATTGCCAATGATCCATTCGCAGGTACTTTGACTTACATCCGTGTTTATTCGGGTGAAGTAAAGGTTGGTGATCAATTATTAAATCCTCGCACAGAGAAAAAAGAACGCATCCAAAAGCTAGTGAAAATGCATGCGAACTCTCGTGAAGAAATCACTTCCCTTAAAGCAGGTGATATCGGAGCGGTGGTTGGGCTTAAGTTCACAGCGACGGGCGATACTCTTTGTGAAACTTCTCATCCTGTAGTTCTAGAATCTATTACTTTCCCTGAGCCGGTTATCTCGGTGGCTATCGAAGCGAAGTCTTCAGCTGACCAAGAAAAGATGCTTCAAGGGTTAGATAAGCTGGGTAAAGAAGATCCTTCATGCCGTCTAAGAAATGACCCTGAGACTGGGCAAATCTTATTGTCGGGTATGGGGGAGCTGCATTTGGAAATCCTTGTGGATCGCCTTTTACGCGAACACAAAGTGCAAGCTAACGTGGGTAACCCTCAGGTTTCTTACCGTGAAGCGATTTCTGCTCCAGCGACTGTTGAATATGTTTATGAGCGTGAAGTTGGTGGAGAAGCTCAATACGCCAAAGTTAATTTGACGATTGACCCAATCTCTCAACATGACGGAATCCAATTCCAATCCAAAGTGTCAGTGACGAAGGAGTTCCCTGCAAGCTTCCTAAAGGCCATCGAAAATGGCTTTAAAGAAGCGTCTGAAGTGGGTCCTCTAGCTAGTTACTCCATGATCGGAATCCGCGGTACTCTAAACTCGGTAGAAACCCGCCCGGATGCCTCTAGTGAAATGGCATTTAAAGCGGCTACTTCGTTAGCTTTCCGTGAGGCTGTAAAAAATGCTTCCGTAAATCTGATGGAGCCGATGTTTAAGGTCGAAGTGAGCTGCCCTGACGAATTCGTAGGAAACGTCGTCGGGGACTTAAATGCTCGCCGTGGAAAAATCCTTACTATGAACGCGAAGGTCGGCGGCGGCCAGGTTATTTCTGCCGAAGCCCCTCTAGCGAGCCTGTTTGGTTATGCCACAAACGTCCGCAGCCTTAGCCAAGGCCGTGCAAGTTTTAGCATGGAATTTTTAGAATATGCGGTGGTGCCTGCGAAGGTAAAAACCGAAATTCTCCATAAAATGGGAAGATATTAA
- the rpsJ gene encoding 30S ribosomal protein S10: protein MQSQKIRIRLKAFDHKLLDQSTKEIVETARRTGAKVAGPIPLPTRINRYTVLRSPHVDKKSREQFEVRTHKRMLDILEPTQQTVDQLMKLDLSAGVDVEIKLSAI, encoded by the coding sequence ATGCAAAGTCAGAAGATTAGAATCAGATTGAAGGCATTCGATCATAAATTGCTTGATCAGTCGACGAAAGAAATCGTTGAGACTGCTCGTCGTACAGGCGCAAAAGTTGCGGGTCCAATTCCCTTGCCTACTCGCATCAATCGCTACACGGTATTGCGTTCTCCACACGTAGATAAAAAATCTCGTGAACAATTCGAAGTGAGAACACATAAGCGTATGCTCGATATTTTAGAACCCACTCAACAGACTGTCGATCAGCTCATGAAACTCGACCTCTCTGCTGGTGTTGATGTTGAAATCAAGCTTTCAGCTATCTAG
- the rplC gene encoding 50S ribosomal protein L3: MSETTQTTNTTEQGLKLNGLFAFKEGMATIYNEQGEAIPVTVLRYEPWFVSQIKTNEADGYEAVQVACHPKKAKNSNKAEKGHLEKAGFENGAQFVKELRQAIPEGVAVGAQVSIDSLAKGDVVKITSKSKGKGFAGSMKRWNFAGGPASHGSKFHRRPGSSGNRTWPGRVMPGKKFPGHLGAENVTVRNVEIVQVLADENVLMVKGPVPGARNTLVKLVRE, from the coding sequence GTGAGCGAAACTACACAAACTACAAATACTACAGAGCAGGGCCTTAAGCTGAACGGCCTGTTCGCGTTCAAAGAAGGCATGGCTACAATCTATAATGAGCAGGGCGAAGCCATTCCTGTAACAGTTCTTCGTTATGAGCCTTGGTTTGTATCACAAATCAAGACAAACGAAGCTGACGGATACGAAGCAGTTCAAGTTGCTTGTCATCCTAAAAAAGCTAAAAACTCAAATAAAGCTGAAAAAGGTCACCTTGAAAAAGCTGGCTTTGAAAATGGCGCTCAGTTCGTAAAAGAACTTCGTCAAGCTATCCCAGAAGGCGTTGCAGTTGGCGCGCAAGTATCTATCGACTCTTTGGCTAAAGGTGATGTTGTAAAAATCACTTCTAAATCAAAAGGTAAAGGTTTTGCGGGTTCAATGAAGCGTTGGAATTTCGCGGGAGGCCCTGCTTCTCACGGATCTAAATTCCACCGTCGCCCTGGTTCTTCTGGTAACAGAACTTGGCCAGGTCGCGTAATGCCAGGTAAGAAATTCCCAGGTCACTTAGGCGCTGAGAATGTAACAGTTCGTAACGTTGAGATCGTTCAAGTCCTTGCTGACGAAAACGTTCTTATGGTTAAGGGACCAGTTCCAGGTGCAAGAAACACTTTGGTTAAGTTGGTGAGAGAATAG
- the rplD gene encoding 50S ribosomal protein L4, with translation MATVNVLNWKKEKVGSVELAADVFETAVKKEVLHTVVQWQLAARRQGTHMTKTKGLVSGGGKKPFKQKGTGGARQGSSRSPLMPGGGTMFGPQPRSYAFVLPKKVRRLGLSMALSHLQAEGKLFIVDSMQSEGKTAELNKRLKAFGLTKAVLVDSTVNDKFNQASKNLASFKYFPVEGLNVFDLLKYDAAVITKDSVAKIVDRCSLEKA, from the coding sequence ATGGCAACTGTAAACGTATTAAACTGGAAAAAAGAAAAAGTTGGATCAGTTGAGTTGGCTGCTGACGTGTTTGAAACTGCCGTTAAAAAGGAAGTTCTTCACACTGTAGTTCAATGGCAATTGGCGGCTCGTCGTCAAGGTACACACATGACTAAAACAAAAGGTCTTGTGTCTGGTGGCGGTAAAAAGCCATTCAAACAAAAAGGAACTGGTGGAGCTCGTCAAGGTTCTTCTCGTTCTCCTCTTATGCCTGGCGGTGGTACTATGTTTGGTCCACAACCTCGCAGCTACGCTTTCGTTCTACCTAAAAAAGTTCGTCGTTTAGGTTTGAGCATGGCTCTTTCTCACCTTCAAGCTGAAGGCAAGTTGTTCATCGTAGACAGCATGCAATCTGAAGGTAAAACTGCTGAGCTTAACAAACGCTTGAAAGCTTTCGGTCTAACTAAGGCTGTTTTGGTTGATTCAACTGTTAATGACAAATTCAACCAAGCTTCTAAAAACTTAGCATCATTCAAATACTTCCCAGTAGAAGGTTTGAATGTGTTCGATCTATTGAAATACGACGCAGCTGTAATCACTAAAGATTCAGTAGCAAAAATCGTAGATCGTTGCTCATTGGAGAAAGCGTAA
- the rplW gene encoding 50S ribosomal protein L23 — protein sequence MKQVIKAPLITEKNTYHNAAGVYVFEVDLKSTKTDIKAAVEKNFKVKVDNVRTSVCRGHSKYTKFGLTKIPYWKKAYVKLVEGEKIALFEGV from the coding sequence ATGAAACAAGTAATTAAAGCTCCTCTTATTACAGAGAAAAATACTTATCATAACGCTGCTGGCGTATATGTGTTCGAAGTAGATCTTAAGTCTACAAAAACAGATATCAAAGCTGCGGTAGAGAAGAACTTTAAAGTGAAAGTAGACAACGTTAGAACTAGCGTTTGCCGCGGTCACTCTAAGTACACTAAATTCGGATTAACAAAGATCCCTTACTGGAAAAAAGCTTACGTTAAGCTTGTTGAAGGTGAGAAGATCGCTCTTTTTGAGGGAGTATAA
- the rplB gene encoding 50S ribosomal protein L2, which produces MGIKTFAPRSHGRRGMTGFDFKEITKTSPEKSLLAPLKKQAARNNHGQITIRHQGGGHKRKYRLVDFKRTKVDVTAKVIAIEYDPNRTCRIALISYVDGAKAYILAPVGLNVGDTVVSSDKADIKPGNCLSLAAIPVGTVIHNIEMRPGKGGQVCRGAGASATLAGKDEQYCQVRMPSGELKQILSVCKASIGQVGNTDNENIKLGKAGRSRWRGIRPSVRGMHMNPVDHPLGGGEGVGKGHHPVTPWGQPCKGYKTRNNKRTNSSIIKRRK; this is translated from the coding sequence ATGGGTATTAAAACATTTGCCCCACGCTCTCATGGTCGTAGAGGAATGACTGGTTTCGATTTCAAAGAAATCACAAAGACATCTCCAGAGAAGTCTTTACTTGCTCCTCTTAAAAAACAAGCAGCTCGTAACAATCACGGTCAAATCACTATCCGTCACCAAGGTGGCGGTCATAAGAGAAAATACCGTTTGGTTGATTTCAAAAGAACTAAAGTTGACGTTACAGCAAAAGTTATTGCGATCGAATACGATCCAAACAGAACTTGCCGTATCGCTCTAATCTCTTACGTTGATGGCGCTAAGGCTTATATCCTTGCTCCTGTTGGTTTAAACGTTGGTGATACAGTTGTTTCTTCTGATAAAGCCGATATCAAACCAGGTAACTGCTTATCTCTAGCAGCGATCCCGGTTGGGACAGTAATTCACAATATCGAAATGCGTCCTGGTAAAGGTGGTCAAGTATGCCGTGGAGCTGGTGCTTCCGCTACTTTGGCTGGTAAAGATGAACAGTACTGCCAAGTACGTATGCCATCTGGCGAATTGAAACAAATCTTGTCTGTGTGCAAGGCTTCAATTGGTCAAGTTGGTAACACTGACAACGAAAACATCAAACTTGGTAAAGCAGGTCGTTCTCGCTGGAGAGGTATTCGCCCTTCAGTTCGCGGTATGCACATGAATCCAGTTGACCATCCATTGGGTGGTGGTGAAGGCGTTGGTAAGGGTCATCATCCTGTAACTCCATGGGGTCAACCATGTAAAGGTTACAAAACTAGAAACAATAAGAGAACCAACTCTTCAATCATCAAGAGACGTAAGTAG
- the rpsS gene encoding 30S ribosomal protein S19, with the protein MARSIKKGPFVDLHVQKKIDNAIEKNDKKVIKTWSRRSTILPEAIGLTFAVHNGRKFVPVYITENMIGHKLGEFAPTRTFHGHAEKKAAAPAAAKK; encoded by the coding sequence GTGGCACGCTCGATTAAAAAGGGTCCATTCGTCGATTTACATGTTCAAAAGAAAATCGATAATGCGATCGAAAAAAATGATAAAAAAGTTATTAAAACTTGGTCTCGCCGCTCAACAATTCTTCCAGAGGCTATCGGACTAACGTTCGCGGTTCACAACGGAAGAAAGTTCGTTCCAGTTTACATTACTGAGAACATGATTGGTCACAAACTCGGTGAGTTTGCTCCAACAAGAACTTTCCACGGTCACGCCGAGAAGAAAGCAGCTGCTCCTGCTGCTGCTAAGAAGTAA
- the rplV gene encoding 50S ribosomal protein L22 has translation MEVKASLKYARVGAQKARLVVDLVRGKDVNEAVKTLTFLNKKTAGMVKKLIESAVANAEYKKVMDVDNLYVKSIWVDQGPVLKRFRPRAQGRAFGVRKKTSHINVVLEEK, from the coding sequence ATGGAAGTTAAAGCAAGCTTGAAATATGCAAGAGTAGGCGCACAGAAAGCTAGATTGGTAGTTGACCTAGTTCGCGGTAAAGACGTGAACGAGGCAGTTAAAACTCTTACTTTCCTGAACAAAAAAACTGCAGGAATGGTAAAAAAGTTAATCGAATCAGCTGTTGCTAACGCAGAGTACAAAAAGGTTATGGATGTAGATAATCTTTATGTTAAATCTATCTGGGTTGATCAAGGTCCTGTTCTTAAAAGATTCCGTCCACGTGCTCAAGGTCGCGCGTTCGGCGTTCGTAAAAAGACCAGCCACATTAACGTAGTACTCGAGGAGAAATAG